In one Microbulbifer pacificus genomic region, the following are encoded:
- a CDS encoding glycerophosphodiester phosphodiesterase family protein has protein sequence MLIAHSGDKIHHPENTLAAFEAAHGLGACAIATEVQFSQDHTPWCCGGEALEFSPAGISAPLHRLKDRDLRTLPLNTFRQLVDWAHRHRHLEWFVELSTETLQMLGAEEAIRRLRDEIHGSVDNFVLLTSDLRSLRLARSQGFDLVALRVPSVARCLSADVVTLAPDYLFINHTTVDCQELPPGPWQWVVHEINTAQGAVHWRHRGAHHILTGNLPLLMRSREASNVYGI, from the coding sequence ATGTTGATTGCGCATTCAGGCGACAAGATCCACCATCCCGAAAATACTCTGGCGGCCTTCGAGGCGGCCCATGGTCTTGGCGCCTGTGCAATTGCCACGGAGGTACAGTTCAGCCAGGACCACACACCATGGTGCTGTGGCGGTGAGGCGCTGGAGTTTTCCCCTGCGGGAATCTCCGCGCCACTGCACAGGCTGAAAGACCGGGATCTGCGCACCCTGCCCCTCAATACGTTTCGGCAGCTGGTGGATTGGGCACACCGGCATCGTCACCTGGAATGGTTTGTCGAGCTGAGTACAGAAACTTTGCAGATGCTTGGCGCCGAGGAAGCGATCCGCCGGCTGCGGGATGAAATTCACGGTTCGGTCGACAACTTCGTGTTGCTGACCAGTGACTTGCGCAGCCTGCGTCTGGCTCGCAGCCAGGGTTTTGACCTGGTGGCACTGCGGGTACCAAGCGTCGCCCGCTGCCTGTCGGCGGACGTAGTGACGCTCGCACCGGATTATCTGTTTATCAACCACACAACCGTGGACTGCCAGGAACTGCCTCCGGGTCCCTGGCAATGGGTGGTGCACGAGATCAATACCGCGCAGGGCGCGGTGCACTGGCGCCACCGTGGAGCGCACCATATTCTTACTGGGAATCTGCCACTGCTGATGCGTTCCCGGGAGGCCAGCAATGTCTATGGAATATGA
- a CDS encoding TerB family tellurite resistance protein, with protein MLQQIRKLFEQIGRGDSVEVRPEKDVRMISAALMVEIATADQKVDARERKALVRLLMEHYRLDSEAAEKLVERALVERNEATSLYEFTQTVNDNFSERDKYLLVKQMWQVAFADGEVDAFEEHLIRRVAELIYLPHGLFTRARAEARDGDGIG; from the coding sequence ATGCTGCAGCAGATACGCAAGCTGTTCGAGCAGATCGGCCGCGGAGACAGCGTGGAAGTGCGCCCCGAAAAAGACGTGCGCATGATCAGTGCAGCGCTGATGGTGGAGATAGCCACCGCGGATCAGAAGGTGGATGCACGCGAAAGAAAAGCGCTGGTGCGCCTGCTAATGGAGCACTATCGACTGGACAGCGAAGCCGCCGAAAAACTGGTGGAGCGCGCGCTGGTGGAACGCAACGAAGCCACGTCTCTGTACGAATTTACCCAGACGGTTAACGACAATTTCAGTGAGCGGGACAAGTACCTGCTGGTAAAGCAGATGTGGCAGGTGGCTTTCGCGGATGGCGAGGTCGACGCCTTTGAGGAGCACCTGATACGGCGAGTGGCGGAGCTGATTTACCTGCCCCACGGACTGTTTACCCGCGCCCGCGCCGAGGCCAGAGACGGCGATGGCATCGGTTGA
- the tal gene encoding transaldolase, whose protein sequence is MNKLEQLKQRSLVVADTGDIEAIRRYQPQDATTNPSLLYKAAQLPQYQQYLVDSLRWAEQRGGDVIVDASMKLAVVIGREILQIVPGVVSTEVDARLSFDTRASIEYARKLIAMYEEAGIERERVLIKLASTWEGITAASVLEREGIHCNLTLLFSQCQAVACAEAGVTLISPFVGRILDWYKASTGRDDYTAQDDPGVLSVTSIYEYYKSRGYPTIVMGASFRNTGEIEALAGCDKLTISPQLLQELQDDESPLASGLDSNIASQPQPAAPLSEAEFRYQLNADAMATEKLAEGIRNFVADQLRLEKLLREAQ, encoded by the coding sequence ATGAACAAACTGGAACAACTCAAGCAGCGCAGCCTGGTGGTTGCCGACACGGGCGATATTGAAGCCATCCGTCGCTACCAACCGCAGGACGCCACCACAAACCCCTCCCTCCTGTACAAGGCGGCGCAGTTGCCGCAGTACCAGCAATATCTGGTGGATTCCCTGCGCTGGGCGGAACAGCGCGGTGGCGATGTGATCGTCGATGCCTCCATGAAGCTCGCGGTCGTCATCGGCCGGGAGATCCTGCAGATTGTGCCCGGGGTGGTGTCTACGGAGGTGGATGCGCGCCTGTCTTTTGATACTCGCGCCAGCATCGAATACGCGCGCAAACTGATCGCCATGTACGAGGAAGCCGGCATCGAACGCGAGCGCGTGCTGATCAAGCTCGCCTCCACCTGGGAGGGTATTACCGCAGCCTCGGTACTGGAACGCGAAGGTATCCACTGCAATCTGACCCTGCTGTTCAGCCAGTGCCAGGCGGTGGCCTGCGCGGAGGCCGGTGTCACCCTGATTTCCCCCTTTGTGGGTCGCATCCTCGACTGGTACAAGGCCAGTACCGGACGTGACGACTACACTGCACAGGATGACCCCGGTGTGCTGTCGGTCACCAGTATCTATGAGTACTACAAGTCCCGCGGCTACCCCACCATTGTTATGGGGGCCAGCTTCCGCAATACCGGTGAAATCGAAGCGCTGGCCGGCTGTGACAAGCTCACCATCAGCCCGCAGCTGTTACAGGAGCTCCAGGACGACGAGAGCCCACTGGCCTCCGGACTCGACAGCAATATTGCCAGCCAGCCCCAGCCCGCAGCACCGCTCAGCGAGGCCGAATTCCGTTATCAGCTGAACGCGGACGCCATGGCGACGGAAAAGCTGGCGGAAGGCATCCGCAATTTCGTGGCGGACCAGCTGAGGCTGGAAAAATTATTGCGCGAAGCGCAATAA
- a CDS encoding DNA-binding domain-containing protein gives MADSSVSGTRLGFSVVQREFTAHLRHPLEHPAPASIEDRRTGIYRDLIYNNIESFIASGFPVLRSILTDNHWHNMVRDFVHRHTSASPYFLQISEEFLHYLQRERAEHPASADDPPFMLELAHYEWVELALDVSNEEFPTGLPPEPERAQILDRVPVVSPLAWSLSYQFPVHHLGPDCRPCEPPPSPTFLVVYRNRADRVGFLEANVATAHLLRLAQAEGGPNTGRQLLLQLAQDLQHPEPEQLLGFGVELLEKLHRLDIIAGFRPA, from the coding sequence GTGGCCGATAGCTCTGTATCCGGTACACGCCTTGGATTCAGTGTCGTGCAGCGCGAGTTTACTGCCCACCTGCGCCATCCGCTTGAACATCCGGCCCCCGCGTCCATCGAAGATCGCCGTACAGGTATCTATCGCGATCTGATCTACAACAACATCGAATCTTTTATTGCCAGCGGCTTCCCGGTTCTGCGCAGCATCCTCACCGATAACCACTGGCACAATATGGTGCGCGATTTTGTACACCGCCATACTTCCGCGAGCCCTTACTTCCTGCAAATCAGCGAGGAATTTCTGCACTACCTGCAGCGGGAGCGCGCTGAACATCCGGCGAGCGCGGATGACCCGCCCTTCATGCTCGAACTTGCCCACTACGAGTGGGTGGAGCTGGCGCTGGATGTGAGCAACGAGGAATTTCCTACGGGGTTGCCGCCGGAACCTGAGCGGGCGCAAATACTCGACAGGGTACCGGTAGTTTCTCCTTTGGCGTGGAGTCTCAGTTACCAGTTTCCGGTGCATCACCTCGGGCCGGATTGCCGGCCCTGTGAACCGCCGCCGTCTCCGACTTTCCTGGTGGTGTATCGCAATCGCGCCGATCGGGTGGGCTTTCTGGAGGCCAATGTCGCCACGGCGCATCTGTTGCGGCTGGCGCAGGCAGAGGGTGGGCCAAACACGGGGCGCCAATTGCTGTTGCAACTGGCGCAGGACCTGCAGCACCCGGAACCGGAACAGTTACTGGGCTTTGGTGTAGAGCTGCTGGAGAAACTGCACCGCCTGGATATCATCGCCGGATTCCGGCCCGCCTGA
- a CDS encoding VacJ family lipoprotein, whose protein sequence is MLERTHLIIPQSWAAWTLTALLSAPLAMAQDASDPFAELPDDKPATTPAVTNTPGKASPDAGGSTVPAAESQPESDPFAEGDTPAAGGATDDFASELEDEYGFDPADEFSSAEEPADRDPWEGFNRAMFRFNDTADRWFLKPVAISYRQITPIFMQSGVSNFFSNLHEINNVLNDVLQWKWGQAGNDTGRFLVNSTVGIGGLFDVAQHMGLEPNDGEDFGQTLAVWGVSSGPYVVLPMLGPSTVRDFPGEVVQWYTNPLTYVDKNSIEYTLKMVDVIQTRASLLQAESLLQGDRYVLLRDAYLQRREFLINDGEQEDDFGGDLDEYDF, encoded by the coding sequence TTGCTTGAACGCACACATCTTATCATTCCACAGTCCTGGGCTGCCTGGACGCTAACGGCACTGTTGTCGGCGCCTCTGGCCATGGCGCAGGATGCGTCAGACCCATTTGCGGAACTGCCGGACGATAAACCCGCCACCACTCCCGCGGTAACCAATACCCCCGGCAAGGCCAGTCCTGATGCTGGCGGTAGCACGGTGCCCGCGGCGGAATCCCAACCCGAAAGCGATCCTTTTGCCGAGGGTGATACCCCCGCGGCCGGTGGCGCGACCGACGATTTCGCTTCCGAGCTGGAAGACGAATACGGCTTTGACCCGGCGGATGAATTTTCCAGCGCGGAGGAGCCGGCAGATCGCGATCCCTGGGAGGGGTTCAATCGCGCCATGTTCCGCTTTAACGATACCGCCGACCGCTGGTTCCTGAAGCCTGTGGCGATCAGCTACCGACAGATCACCCCAATCTTTATGCAGTCAGGGGTATCCAACTTCTTTTCCAATCTGCACGAGATCAACAACGTCCTGAACGACGTGTTGCAGTGGAAATGGGGACAGGCGGGCAATGATACCGGTCGTTTTCTGGTAAACAGTACGGTCGGTATTGGTGGCCTGTTCGACGTGGCCCAGCACATGGGGCTTGAGCCCAACGATGGAGAAGACTTCGGCCAGACACTGGCGGTGTGGGGCGTTTCCTCTGGTCCCTACGTGGTGCTGCCGATGCTGGGGCCATCCACTGTGCGGGATTTTCCTGGTGAAGTGGTGCAGTGGTACACCAACCCGCTCACCTATGTGGACAAGAACTCCATTGAATACACCCTGAAAATGGTCGATGTCATTCAGACCCGTGCCAGCCTGTTACAGGCCGAGTCACTGCTTCAGGGCGACCGGTATGTCCTGCTGCGCGATGCCTATCTGCAGCGCCGCGAGTTCCTGATCAACGATGGCGAACAGGAAGACGATTTCGGCGGCGATCTGGATGAATACGATTTCTGA
- a CDS encoding DUF692 domain-containing protein, translating into MPNSTREYPVNGAGLGLRRSMMGEDLSLAQVDFLEVAPENWIGVGGRYGRWLREYTERFPFVIHGLSLSIGSPAPLDEALLLSIKAFMREHDIRCYSEHLSYCSDHGHLYDLLPIPFTEEAAHYVAGRIRRAQDILERRIALENVSYYAAPGQEMREVEFLNAVLAEADCDLLLDVNNIYVNAINHQYDPLEFLHALPAERIRYAHVAGHYDEAEDLKVDTHGAPVIDPVWQLLQRAYEHFGPIPTLLERDFNIPPLPELCQEVARIRDYQCAVTQSGSNAAVAEVSGGR; encoded by the coding sequence ATGCCGAATAGTACGCGTGAGTATCCGGTAAACGGTGCGGGCCTTGGCCTGCGCCGCTCGATGATGGGAGAGGATCTTTCACTTGCACAGGTGGATTTCCTCGAGGTCGCGCCGGAGAACTGGATTGGTGTCGGTGGCCGCTATGGGCGCTGGCTACGGGAGTACACCGAGCGCTTCCCGTTCGTGATTCACGGTTTGTCCCTCTCCATTGGCTCGCCGGCACCACTGGATGAAGCGTTGCTGCTGTCCATCAAGGCATTTATGCGCGAGCACGATATCCGCTGTTACAGCGAGCACCTCAGCTATTGTTCGGACCACGGTCATCTCTACGACCTGCTGCCTATCCCCTTTACCGAAGAGGCCGCGCACTATGTGGCGGGGCGCATCCGACGGGCGCAGGACATTCTCGAACGGCGCATCGCCCTGGAGAATGTGTCCTACTATGCGGCACCGGGCCAGGAAATGCGCGAAGTGGAATTTCTGAATGCGGTGCTCGCGGAGGCCGACTGCGACCTGTTGCTCGACGTCAACAATATCTATGTGAACGCCATCAATCACCAGTATGACCCGCTGGAATTTCTCCACGCTTTGCCTGCGGAGCGTATCCGCTATGCCCATGTGGCCGGGCACTATGATGAGGCGGAGGATCTTAAAGTGGATACCCACGGCGCCCCGGTGATCGACCCGGTGTGGCAATTATTGCAACGCGCATACGAACACTTCGGGCCCATCCCGACGCTGCTGGAGCGGGATTTCAATATTCCGCCTTTACCGGAGCTGTGCCAGGAAGTCGCGCGTATTCGCGATTATCAATGTGCGGTAACGCAGTCCGGGAGCAATGCAGCAGTTGCGGAGGTATCTGGTGGCCGATAG
- a CDS encoding STAS domain-containing protein, with protein sequence MVGDHQGIYVVKLVGDVRLNLCTSFDNYIGKMFSHDDFRGVVFDMHDTQGVDSTTLGLMAKIAIRSAEHKGGKPLVLCEERGLLHLLDSMGFDDLMDISSDAENDAYQVEPAPLKCNAPDEHSAREMVLEAHRVLMSLNEKNENTFRDLVNVLESEQGTHDRKSVVSH encoded by the coding sequence ATGGTTGGTGACCACCAGGGCATTTATGTCGTCAAACTGGTGGGAGATGTGCGCCTCAATCTTTGTACATCGTTCGATAACTATATCGGCAAGATGTTTTCCCACGACGATTTTCGCGGCGTGGTGTTCGACATGCACGACACCCAGGGTGTCGACAGCACCACACTGGGCCTGATGGCAAAAATCGCCATTCGCAGCGCCGAGCACAAGGGTGGTAAACCCCTGGTTCTGTGCGAAGAGCGCGGTTTACTGCACCTGCTGGATTCCATGGGTTTTGACGATCTGATGGACATTTCCAGCGATGCGGAGAATGACGCCTACCAGGTCGAGCCCGCCCCCCTCAAGTGCAATGCCCCTGATGAACACAGTGCCCGGGAAATGGTGCTGGAAGCCCATCGCGTGTTGATGAGTCTCAACGAAAAGAATGAAAACACCTTTCGCGATCTGGTAAATGTTCTGGAAAGTGAGCAGGGCACTCACGACCGCAAATCTGTAGTCAGTCACTGA
- a CDS encoding glycerol-3-phosphate dehydrogenase/oxidase has translation MSMEYDVLVVGAGIQGAGVAEALTAAGHRVAILEQESVAFGTSSRSSKLIHGGLRYLESGQFSLVYECLKERKWLLTHKPDLVHMVPFLIPVYRHSRRAPWKIRLGLSLYALLAGLFSPQSRFRAISVQDYEALCGLNSDDLLAVYQYYDAQTDDAALTHEVIRTALRGGAELICPASLVGAEVTDRCVRVDYFHQGKLNTLHCRMLVNCSGPWIEDTNSKCTPRAKLPPLELVAGTHIQVPLKLANKIFYVEAEDGRAVFVMPWQGETLVGTTERPYYGDPSEVTPTLEEKAYLLRTLKQYFPETRPLQLNELSDSFAGLRVLPHASTNPFSRSRETMICCDDDRQPRIVAVAGGKLTSYRATARSVLRKLHPHLAATDHWSPATSAHTASAQVDAKERNL, from the coding sequence ATGTCTATGGAATATGACGTTCTCGTTGTCGGAGCCGGCATTCAGGGTGCCGGAGTGGCGGAGGCTCTTACCGCGGCCGGCCACCGTGTGGCGATACTCGAGCAGGAGTCGGTTGCCTTCGGCACATCGTCCCGTTCCTCCAAACTGATTCACGGCGGACTGCGTTACCTTGAGAGCGGCCAGTTCTCCCTGGTGTATGAGTGCCTGAAAGAACGCAAATGGCTGCTGACACACAAACCGGACCTGGTGCATATGGTGCCGTTTCTGATTCCGGTCTATCGCCACAGCCGCCGAGCTCCCTGGAAAATCCGGCTTGGCCTTAGTCTTTACGCCCTGCTGGCCGGATTGTTTTCCCCACAATCGCGTTTCCGCGCCATCAGTGTGCAGGATTATGAAGCGCTCTGTGGCCTGAACAGCGACGACCTGCTGGCGGTCTACCAGTATTACGACGCACAGACCGACGACGCTGCGCTGACCCATGAGGTGATCCGCACCGCCCTGCGCGGTGGTGCGGAGCTGATCTGCCCCGCCAGCCTGGTGGGCGCGGAAGTGACGGACAGGTGCGTGCGGGTAGATTATTTTCACCAGGGCAAACTCAACACCTTGCACTGCCGCATGCTCGTAAACTGCTCTGGCCCCTGGATTGAGGACACCAACAGCAAGTGCACCCCCAGGGCGAAGCTGCCGCCACTGGAGTTGGTGGCGGGCACTCATATACAGGTGCCACTGAAACTCGCCAACAAAATTTTCTATGTGGAAGCCGAGGATGGTCGCGCGGTATTCGTAATGCCCTGGCAGGGGGAGACGCTGGTGGGCACTACCGAACGCCCCTATTACGGTGATCCCTCCGAAGTGACGCCAACGCTGGAAGAGAAAGCGTACCTGCTGCGCACCCTGAAGCAGTATTTCCCCGAAACCCGCCCGCTACAGCTCAATGAGCTGTCTGACAGTTTCGCCGGACTGCGGGTTCTGCCCCACGCGAGCACCAATCCCTTCTCCCGCAGCCGGGAAACCATGATCTGCTGTGACGACGACAGGCAACCGCGTATTGTGGCCGTAGCAGGTGGCAAGCTCACCAGTTACCGTGCCACTGCACGCAGCGTGCTGCGGAAGCTTCACCCCCATCTGGCCGCCACAGACCACTGGTCACCTGCCACCAGTGCCCATACCGCGAGCGCGCAGGTCGATGCCAAGGAGCGCAATCTCTGA
- a CDS encoding PP2C family protein-serine/threonine phosphatase: MNTISDAHAEQPASTAVETGRRTLLLSDPGQPSYDLMCTTLARLGYTVIQEESGVDAIGHFSPDKYELVITDLHLPDMGGLEVLRKIKRLSPDTPVVVLACDSEVNDVVQALRLGASDYLLKPLTDEGVIEHAVTRIAEARELAAENREYRQQLEARNRELHEHIELLQRDHEAGRQLQQHLLPRTPYRYPAGIEAAFRLLPSLYLSGDFVDYGLFGERFVAFYLVDVSGHGVSSALVTALIKHSIMHLLRERALFSQLNNIDQDIASVLEMINRELISAGLDKHASMFVGVVDSRARQLHYAVAGQVPMPALVTSDGAQWLTGKGRPLGLFQCGEWEVRHCSLPASWRLVACSDGVLELLTGDLLRKEEKLLQMIDHSRGDLDSLCAALKVDTAESFPDDITILTLRQDNP, encoded by the coding sequence ATGAATACGATTTCTGATGCTCACGCCGAGCAGCCGGCCTCCACAGCGGTGGAGACCGGCCGTCGTACCCTGCTATTGAGTGACCCGGGCCAGCCGTCCTATGACTTGATGTGCACCACGCTCGCGCGACTTGGCTACACCGTGATCCAGGAAGAAAGCGGTGTCGATGCCATCGGCCACTTCTCTCCCGATAAATATGAACTCGTTATCACCGACCTGCACCTGCCTGATATGGGCGGGCTGGAAGTGCTGCGCAAGATCAAGCGCCTGTCGCCGGATACGCCGGTCGTGGTACTGGCTTGCGACAGCGAGGTCAACGATGTGGTACAGGCCCTGCGTCTGGGGGCCAGTGACTATCTGCTCAAACCCCTTACCGACGAAGGCGTAATTGAGCATGCGGTGACGCGGATCGCCGAGGCGCGGGAACTGGCCGCGGAAAACCGCGAATATCGCCAGCAGCTCGAGGCGCGCAACCGCGAGCTGCACGAACACATCGAGCTGTTGCAACGGGACCACGAGGCGGGTCGCCAGTTGCAGCAGCATCTGCTGCCTCGCACCCCCTATCGCTATCCCGCCGGCATCGAGGCCGCATTCCGTCTGCTGCCTTCGTTGTACCTCAGTGGCGACTTTGTCGACTATGGATTGTTCGGTGAGCGTTTCGTGGCGTTCTATCTGGTGGACGTTTCCGGTCACGGTGTGTCATCGGCACTGGTTACGGCACTGATCAAGCACAGCATCATGCACCTGTTGCGGGAGCGCGCGCTGTTCAGCCAGCTCAATAACATCGATCAGGACATCGCCAGTGTCCTGGAGATGATCAACCGCGAGCTGATTTCCGCCGGGCTCGACAAGCACGCCAGTATGTTCGTCGGTGTAGTGGACAGCCGGGCGCGTCAGTTGCACTACGCGGTGGCGGGACAGGTACCCATGCCCGCACTGGTCACCAGCGACGGCGCCCAATGGCTTACGGGTAAGGGAAGGCCGCTGGGGCTGTTCCAGTGCGGTGAATGGGAAGTGCGCCACTGCAGCCTTCCCGCCAGCTGGCGCCTGGTCGCCTGTTCCGATGGGGTACTGGAACTGCTTACCGGTGATCTGTTGCGAAAAGAGGAGAAGCTGCTGCAGATGATCGACCACAGTCGCGGTGATCTCGACAGCCTGTGCGCGGCGCTCAAGGTCGATACCGCCGAATCCTTTCCCGACGATATTACGATCCTGACCCTGCGTCAGGACAATCCCTGA
- the dusA gene encoding tRNA dihydrouridine(20/20a) synthase DusA: MPPTSPTSHFDTPKTAGTATAVSHRFCTAPLMDWSDRHCRYFWRLLSENALLYTEMVTTGAILFGDRESHLDFDAAEQPLALQLGGSDPEDLARCAEIAEQWGYSEVNLNCGCPSDRVQKGRFGACLMAEPDLVAECLGAMKSAVSIPVTVKHRIGIDDMEDYPGLTRFVEAQARTGITTFIVHARKAWLNGLSPKENREVPPLRYEMVYQLKQDYPDLEIVLNGGINSIEECRRHLQQLDGVMLGRAAYQTPHILSEVDAELFGGAPGPGPAEVIRAMLPYIERELGKGQRLNHITRHMMGLFQGVPGARRFRRHLSEHAHTAGAGPEILEQALSLVTDAA, from the coding sequence ATGCCTCCCACGTCACCCACATCCCATTTCGACACGCCCAAAACTGCCGGCACGGCCACCGCGGTGTCGCACCGCTTTTGCACTGCGCCGCTGATGGATTGGAGTGACCGCCACTGTCGCTATTTCTGGCGCCTCCTGAGCGAAAACGCCCTGCTCTATACGGAAATGGTTACCACTGGGGCCATTCTGTTTGGCGACCGCGAGAGCCACCTGGATTTCGATGCCGCGGAGCAACCACTGGCACTGCAGCTCGGTGGCAGCGACCCGGAGGATCTGGCGCGCTGTGCGGAAATCGCCGAGCAGTGGGGCTACAGCGAAGTGAATCTCAACTGCGGCTGTCCCAGCGACCGGGTCCAGAAGGGTCGTTTTGGCGCCTGCCTGATGGCGGAGCCCGATCTGGTTGCGGAATGCCTGGGCGCGATGAAAAGTGCGGTCTCAATCCCGGTAACGGTGAAGCACCGTATCGGTATCGACGATATGGAGGATTACCCGGGACTGACGCGCTTCGTGGAAGCCCAGGCTCGCACCGGGATCACCACATTTATCGTACATGCGCGCAAGGCCTGGCTGAACGGCCTGAGCCCGAAGGAAAACCGCGAGGTGCCGCCGCTCAGGTACGAAATGGTGTACCAGCTAAAGCAGGATTACCCGGACCTTGAAATCGTACTGAATGGCGGCATCAACTCCATCGAAGAGTGCCGGCGGCATTTACAACAGCTCGACGGTGTTATGCTCGGACGCGCGGCGTACCAGACGCCGCATATTCTCTCGGAAGTGGATGCGGAACTGTTCGGCGGCGCACCGGGGCCAGGCCCCGCAGAGGTCATTCGCGCTATGCTGCCGTACATCGAACGCGAACTCGGCAAAGGCCAGCGGCTCAATCACATCACCCGGCACATGATGGGGCTGTTCCAGGGGGTGCCCGGGGCCCGCCGCTTCCGCCGGCACCTGAGCGAGCACGCGCACACTGCAGGCGCGGGCCCGGAAATACTGGAGCAGGCGTTGTCGCTGGTCACGGATGCCGCCTGA
- a CDS encoding fimbria/pilus periplasmic chaperone: protein MKHLLAVALLILAQPVSAAMSLDKIILYLTDQPNSREDIVITNPDAEVLYLQTEIYRVDNPGMPDEKRVRVVDPKEFQLLVSPSKAVIPPGEQKRFRLMSLERGLQREKIYRVTFKPVVGDLKTDKTALKILVAYQALIFVQPKSGHFDLSLEESLPGELVVANHGNINAEVIGIQYCKREGQCAQLAQRGRIYSGATLKLEGDFSAGGYIELVAKGARESEKIKLEI, encoded by the coding sequence ATGAAGCACTTACTTGCCGTGGCGCTGCTAATACTGGCACAGCCCGTGTCTGCCGCGATGTCGTTGGACAAGATCATTCTCTACCTGACAGACCAGCCAAATTCCCGCGAAGATATCGTAATAACCAATCCCGACGCGGAAGTGCTCTATCTGCAAACGGAGATCTATCGAGTGGATAATCCGGGGATGCCGGATGAAAAGCGGGTGCGAGTTGTCGACCCCAAAGAGTTCCAATTGTTGGTAAGCCCTTCCAAAGCAGTGATTCCACCAGGTGAGCAAAAGCGTTTCCGGTTGATGTCACTTGAGCGAGGGCTGCAGCGCGAAAAAATTTATCGGGTTACATTTAAGCCTGTTGTCGGGGATTTGAAAACGGATAAAACCGCCCTGAAAATTCTTGTGGCTTATCAGGCGCTGATATTTGTTCAGCCGAAATCCGGGCATTTTGATCTGTCTCTGGAGGAATCTTTACCTGGTGAATTGGTCGTTGCAAACCACGGCAATATCAATGCGGAAGTTATCGGGATTCAATACTGCAAACGTGAAGGTCAGTGTGCACAATTGGCGCAAAGGGGCCGAATTTATAGCGGCGCAACGCTGAAATTAGAAGGAGATTTCTCCGCTGGAGGATACATTGAGCTTGTCGCCAAAGGCGCCAGAGAGTCGGAGAAAATCAAGCTGGAAATATAA